In Salmo salar chromosome ssa03, Ssal_v3.1, whole genome shotgun sequence, a single genomic region encodes these proteins:
- the LOC106601456 gene encoding tumor necrosis factor ligand superfamily member 14, translating into MAEGGVPYPSVFMVDSHAAYPPLPPKPRPPGRGGVAQSLLFLLVGLALCGLAIEACFIYHLYSNQGSVESGSAGMSIQDHEDIPKEVPPTSRPNPIVLPSKPVAHLTAGPQASHGDGVMVWDMQTEPLLHEMEYKDGKLVIQKEGYYYVYSKIFFSEVNVAFTHSVCRTTPRYLRKDIELLKSRRYYPKSGKMMSTSNSYLGGVFHFFEDDSIFVKVKNSTQVRIHSSTENVFGIYMI; encoded by the exons ATGGCTGAGGGTGGTGTCCCGTACCCCTCCGTGTTCATGGTGGATAGCCATGCAGCCTACCCACCGCTGCCCCCCAAACCGAGACCTCCTGGTCGGGGTGGTGTGGCCCAAAGCCTGCTGTTCTTGCTGGTTGGTCTGGCTTTGTGTGGCTTGGCCATAGAGGCCTGCTTCATCTACCACCTCTACTCCAACCAGGGATCT GTGGAGTCAGGGTCAGCTGGTATGAGTATCCAAG ACCATGAGGACATTCCGAAGGAGGTGCCCCCAACTTCAAGACCAAACCCTATTGTGTTGCCTTCAAAACCTGTTGCACATCTGACAG CTGGACCTCAAGCATCCCATGGAGATGGAGTCATGGTATGGGATATGCAGACAGAACCGCTCCTCCATGAAATGGAGTACAAAGATGGCAAGCTTGTCATCCAGAAGGAAGGCTACTACTACGTCTACTCTAAGATCTTCTTCAGTGAGGTCAATGTTGCATTCACACACTCGGTCTGCAGAACTACTCCACGGTACCTTAGGAAGGACATTGAACTCCTTAAGTCCAGGAGATATTACCCCAAGTCTGGGAAAATGATGTCCACATCAAACAGCTACCTGGGAGGGGTGTTCCACTTCTTTGAAGATGACTCCATCTTTGTCAAAGTGAAAAATAGTACTCAAGTTCGGATACACTCTTCCACAGAGAACGTGTTTGGTATCTATATGATATAA